The Arcobacter sp. LA11 genome includes a region encoding these proteins:
- a CDS encoding aminotransferase class I/II-fold pyridoxal phosphate-dependent enzyme has product MKTYEHGGDINGFAKKLNCKIEDIIDLSSNINFIKPKIDTNFNTLEISSYPKYDTLYKTIAKNYKIKEKNLELFNGGSSGIFTLFRHLKLKNCVIYSPAYLEYKKAADIYNYKTTQINRFKNIYKDIPKNSLVIFVNPSTPDGKHYDLKKLFKIWKERDATVLIDESFLDFTNQSSSLKYLKEYKKLYILKSLTKFYSSAGIRLGIIISNRKNIDLIKKNEPMWKISQFDSRYIQEALKDKEFKNASLNKNDKNRKSLLKLLKKQSFIKKVYESEANFFLVKLKNIDAEELQNTLLKYKIMIRDCSNFTFLDNSYVRIAVKNQKSINILKKAFKEI; this is encoded by the coding sequence ATGAAAACTTATGAGCATGGTGGAGATATAAATGGTTTTGCAAAAAAACTAAACTGCAAAATAGAAGATATTATCGATTTATCTTCAAATATAAATTTCATAAAACCTAAAATAGATACTAACTTTAATACTTTAGAAATATCTTCATACCCAAAATATGACACTCTTTATAAAACAATTGCAAAAAACTACAAAATAAAAGAGAAAAACTTAGAACTCTTTAACGGCGGGAGTTCAGGGATTTTTACCCTATTTAGACATCTGAAATTAAAAAATTGTGTTATATATTCACCTGCATATTTAGAATATAAAAAAGCAGCAGATATTTATAATTATAAAACTACTCAAATTAATAGATTTAAAAATATTTATAAAGATATTCCAAAAAATTCATTAGTTATTTTTGTAAATCCTTCCACTCCTGATGGAAAACATTATGATTTAAAAAAACTATTTAAAATATGGAAAGAAAGAGATGCCACAGTTTTGATTGATGAAAGTTTTTTAGACTTTACAAATCAGAGTTCATCCCTAAAATATTTGAAAGAGTACAAAAAACTATATATTTTAAAATCCTTAACAAAGTTCTACAGTAGTGCAGGAATAAGGCTGGGAATAATAATATCAAATAGGAAAAATATAGATTTAATAAAAAAGAATGAACCTATGTGGAAAATATCACAGTTTGATTCAAGATATATTCAAGAAGCATTAAAAGATAAAGAGTTTAAAAATGCATCTTTAAATAAAAATGATAAAAATAGAAAATCCCTTTTAAAACTTTTAAAAAAACAATCTTTTATCAAGAAAGTATATGAAAGTGAAGCTAATTTCTTTTTAGTAAAACTAAAAAATATTGATGCAGAAGAACTACAAAATACACTTCTTAAGTATAAAATTATGATACGAGATTGTTCAAATTTTACTTTTCTAGATAATTCATATGTAAGAATTGCAGTAAAAAATCAGAAATCAATAAATATATTAAAAAAAGCTTTCAAAGAAATATAG
- the cbiB gene encoding adenosylcobinamide-phosphate synthase CbiB → MYIEILLLAYIIDAIFSEFQQVKYLKHPIVLMGNYISWFEKKFYKDTILIGFLLTISLIFITFIISFSLSLIDNILFQALLASFTISSKMLYDSVKNIFDAENPKVAISMLVSRDTKDMTQSDINKASIETYAENLSDGVIAPMFYLLIFGLWGAFIYKAINTLDSMVGYRNEKYENFGKFSAKLDDIANYIPSRITAILIALLFKSKYALKNFYKYGKLHDSPNAGHPISAMALALNIKLGGPTSYFGKIKDKPYFGEGKEVIEKSDINEALNFKSRFDLLITFIALIYLWNFFL, encoded by the coding sequence ATGTATATTGAGATTCTATTATTAGCTTATATCATTGATGCGATTTTTTCAGAGTTTCAGCAAGTAAAATATTTAAAACACCCTATTGTTCTAATGGGAAACTATATTTCATGGTTTGAAAAAAAGTTTTATAAAGACACTATTTTAATAGGCTTTTTACTTACAATTAGTCTAATATTTATTACATTTATAATTAGTTTTTCACTTAGTTTAATTGATAATATTCTATTTCAAGCCTTATTGGCTTCATTTACAATCTCTTCAAAGATGTTGTATGATAGTGTAAAAAATATTTTTGATGCAGAAAATCCTAAAGTTGCCATTTCTATGTTAGTGAGTCGTGATACAAAAGATATGACACAAAGTGATATAAACAAGGCTTCTATTGAAACCTACGCTGAAAACTTAAGTGATGGTGTTATTGCTCCAATGTTTTATCTTCTAATATTTGGACTTTGGGGAGCTTTTATTTATAAAGCTATAAATACTCTAGATTCTATGGTTGGATATAGAAATGAGAAATATGAAAACTTTGGTAAATTCTCTGCAAAGCTTGATGATATCGCAAACTATATTCCTTCAAGAATAACTGCAATTTTAATAGCCTTACTTTTTAAATCAAAATATGCACTTAAAAACTTTTATAAATATGGGAAACTTCATGATAGTCCAAATGCAGGGCATCCTATATCAGCTATGGCTTTAGCTCTAAATATAAAACTTGGAGGTCCAACTTCATATTTTGGAAAAATAAAAGATAAGCCATATTTTGGTGAAGGAAAAGAAGTTATAGAAAAAAGCGATATAAACGAAGCACTAAATTTTAAATCTAGATTTGATTTATTGATAACTTTTATAGCTCTTATTTACCTTTGGAACTTCTTCTTATAA
- a CDS encoding iron ABC transporter permease, whose product MKKLSILFGFLIIFFSPFLGDTSIIYNDIFDSSTTTYTIFWDLRVPRIILAFFVGSILSLSGLIFQTIFKNALITPYTLGIASGTTLFTAISIVFFPSIMLAISGVAGSFFTIIILYLISQKINKSSIVVSTNSILLIGIALSFFYSSGLMLVFFMSDLQENYSIVRFTLGSLDIVGFNSSLIVLTVAIILLSTVLFYKDKIKLLLISNDTAFLKGLNVNRLNLTLLIVISLSVGVSISFVGPIGFVGLVIPHIIKIIYKQSAHKLILPVFFYGGVFLVVADFISRNANTASSLPIGVVTSFIGAPFFVYLLIRRSSKGK is encoded by the coding sequence ATGAAAAAGCTTTCTATTTTATTTGGTTTTCTAATTATCTTTTTTTCACCTTTTTTAGGTGATACTTCAATTATATATAATGACATTTTTGATTCATCAACTACTACATATACTATTTTTTGGGATTTAAGAGTTCCTAGAATCATCTTAGCATTTTTTGTAGGTTCTATATTAAGTCTTAGTGGTCTGATTTTTCAAACAATATTTAAAAATGCACTTATCACACCTTATACTTTAGGAATAGCAAGTGGAACTACCTTGTTTACTGCAATTTCAATAGTTTTTTTCCCAAGTATTATGTTAGCTATTTCAGGTGTTGCAGGTTCTTTTTTTACAATTATAATTTTGTATTTAATATCTCAAAAAATAAATAAAAGTTCAATTGTAGTCTCAACAAACTCTATACTTCTTATTGGTATTGCTTTATCATTTTTTTATTCTTCTGGATTGATGTTAGTCTTTTTTATGAGTGATTTACAAGAGAATTATTCAATCGTACGATTTACCTTAGGAAGTTTAGATATTGTTGGCTTTAATAGTTCTTTGATAGTATTAACTGTAGCGATAATTCTTCTTTCTACTGTATTATTTTACAAAGACAAAATCAAACTTCTTTTGATATCAAATGATACGGCATTTTTAAAAGGTTTAAATGTAAATAGATTAAATCTTACTCTTTTAATTGTAATTTCATTATCTGTTGGGGTTAGTATTAGTTTTGTAGGACCAATTGGTTTTGTAGGACTTGTGATACCTCATATTATAAAAATAATATATAAACAAAGTGCCCATAAATTGATTTTACCTGTATTTTTTTATGGTGGGGTATTTTTAGTAGTTGCAGATTTTATTTCAAGAAATGCAAACACTGCTTCTAGTTTACCAATTGGTGTCGTAACTTCGTTTATTGGTGCACCATTCTTTGTTTATTTACTTATAAGAAGAAGTTCCAAAGGTAAATAA
- a CDS encoding ABC transporter ATP-binding protein — translation MLEVNNFTNQILHDISFKLDIDENLIVLGKNGAGKSTLAKVLCNLISNENVKLFDQSIQSLSENQRTKFINYIPPKLEIFDEYITTKEYLEMSSISDIKKDRINEIIALLKLENVKDRYCINLSSGEQQLLLLASAFIHNAEITIFDELTANLDISRVKEVFDIFKSVSLKQKIIITHNLDLAYNLKYKVLFLEDGKVEFFGSSNEFFELENLNKFYNNSIKIVDNHLVVNL, via the coding sequence ATGTTAGAAGTAAATAATTTTACAAACCAAATTTTACATGATATATCTTTTAAGTTAGATATTGACGAGAACCTTATTGTTTTAGGTAAAAACGGTGCGGGCAAGTCTACACTTGCAAAAGTTTTATGTAATCTTATATCAAATGAAAATGTTAAACTTTTTGATCAAAGTATTCAAAGTTTGAGCGAAAATCAAAGAACAAAATTTATAAATTATATTCCACCAAAATTAGAAATTTTTGATGAGTATATTACAACAAAAGAGTATTTAGAAATGTCTTCAATTAGTGATATAAAAAAAGACAGAATAAATGAAATAATTGCACTTTTAAAACTTGAGAATGTTAAAGATCGATATTGTATAAATCTAAGTAGTGGAGAACAACAGTTACTACTTTTAGCTTCTGCCTTTATTCACAATGCTGAAATTACTATATTTGATGAACTTACTGCAAATTTAGATATATCAAGAGTCAAAGAGGTATTTGATATATTTAAGTCTGTAAGCTTAAAACAAAAAATTATAATAACTCACAATTTAGATTTAGCATACAATTTAAAATATAAAGTACTTTTTTTAGAAGACGGAAAAGTAGAATTTTTTGGTTCAAGTAATGAGTTTTTTGAGTTAGAAAATCTAAATAAGTTTTATAATAACAGTATCAAAATAGTTGATAATCATTTGGTGGTAAACCTATGA
- a CDS encoding ABC transporter substrate-binding protein — MNILKKVFLLFLFTINLIAGERIITLSPSINEIVFALGNGKDIVANTKFCNFPEESKKIPKIGGYASISLEKMLVAKPTLVLAQDYDNELILNIKKLKLNVKTFKTNNLKSIKNTISSIGMLLKKNEKADELNNGIDNSLENIKNIISNKKILVVISPREDLNKIIYVAGNNLYFNDIIEASGNKNAYVSSSLSQPIVNVEKIIKMNPDVIIMLAPYINERKISHDDMKKPWLGLPINAAKEKMVYIIDKEYAGIPSNRVVNFINDFRNILEDVRSK, encoded by the coding sequence ATGAATATTTTAAAAAAAGTTTTTTTACTCTTTTTATTTACAATAAATTTAATAGCAGGAGAGAGAATAATAACTCTCTCTCCTTCAATAAATGAAATTGTATTTGCACTTGGAAATGGAAAAGATATTGTAGCAAATACAAAGTTTTGCAACTTTCCAGAAGAATCAAAAAAAATACCTAAAATAGGAGGATATGCAAGTATTTCTTTAGAAAAGATGCTAGTTGCAAAACCAACTTTAGTATTAGCTCAAGATTATGATAATGAGCTAATATTAAATATAAAAAAACTAAAATTAAATGTTAAAACATTTAAAACTAATAATCTTAAATCAATAAAAAATACTATTAGTTCTATTGGTATGCTTTTAAAGAAAAATGAAAAAGCAGATGAATTAAATAATGGTATTGATAATAGTTTAGAAAATATAAAAAATATAATTTCAAATAAGAAAATCTTAGTGGTTATAAGTCCCAGAGAAGACTTAAATAAGATAATTTATGTTGCAGGTAATAATCTTTACTTTAATGATATAATTGAAGCTTCAGGAAATAAAAATGCATATGTTTCATCTTCTTTATCTCAACCTATTGTAAATGTAGAAAAAATTATTAAGATGAATCCTGATGTTATAATAATGCTTGCTCCATATATAAATGAAAGAAAAATTTCACATGATGATATGAAAAAGCCTTGGCTTGGTTTACCTATAAATGCAGCAAAAGAAAAAATGGTTTATATTATAGATAAAGAGTATGCAGGAATACCAAGTAATAGAGTGGTTAACTTTATAAATGATTTTAGGAATATATTAGAAGATGTTAGAAGTAAATAA
- a CDS encoding TonB-dependent receptor, with protein MENKKLTKHTISVVASLLIATNLYSTEQLSTVTVTSSLIETTEKDATYTTEIYTKQDIEKSKSKDVYDFLNSQTSVTINPSYGNTFTQLIDLRGYGIGSGFQNVVVSVNGRKLNNIDLAPQLLSSISLESIDKIEIIKGSGSVQFGDGANAGVINIITNGKNQNYIKTYLGNNGTKNGTVSLGYSNDNLILNAFLDYTSTNGTRATSDGSKDEKRNKNKNINLIYFPTDDLELRIGRTYSNMDIKYAGSLSLDEYKANPNQSSGFTEQIFKSYVTDVGATYNISNNYSFDLNFSDENKLSEYSSGFSSIYDYKSFNSKFNIKQDNYKVAIGVDGFNGDRIGSSDTTTKENKALFVSGEYNLTNDITLSAGARKEKVEYTYSPDSGTELEDKLNLNAYDIGINYKLNENSSIFANYNRAYQAPDIDRFFASTYVLSGGSYIKTTTFNGFIEPAKVNNFNLGYTNIQKNNKLKINLFASKLRNEIYYYKVGFTNRNTNIDKSYKYGLELFDKYLINDNLYASLNYSYIIAKIDEENESDGAYNGKDLPGVSKHNVTLNLGYNINNFKTVLSHTYRSSAYAANDFENDFSQKQEAYHSTDLSLSYDYKNFEFFAKVQNLFDEDNALWIRDDAVYPTNFERTYYAGLKVKF; from the coding sequence ATGGAAAATAAAAAACTAACAAAACACACAATAAGCGTAGTTGCAAGCTTATTAATAGCAACAAATCTTTATTCAACAGAACAGTTATCAACAGTTACAGTTACGTCTTCTTTAATAGAAACAACTGAAAAAGATGCAACGTATACAACTGAAATTTACACAAAACAAGATATTGAAAAATCTAAATCAAAAGATGTATATGATTTTCTAAACTCACAAACATCTGTTACAATAAATCCAAGTTATGGAAATACTTTTACTCAATTAATTGATTTAAGAGGATATGGAATTGGTTCAGGGTTTCAAAATGTAGTAGTTTCAGTAAATGGTAGAAAATTAAATAATATAGATTTAGCACCTCAATTATTATCTTCTATTTCTTTAGAGTCAATAGATAAAATAGAAATAATTAAAGGTAGTGGTTCTGTTCAATTTGGGGATGGAGCAAATGCTGGTGTTATTAACATAATTACAAATGGAAAAAATCAAAATTATATAAAAACATATTTAGGTAATAATGGAACAAAAAATGGAACTGTTAGTTTAGGCTACAGTAATGATAATCTTATCTTAAATGCCTTCTTAGATTATACTTCTACGAATGGTACTAGGGCTACATCTGATGGTTCTAAAGATGAAAAAAGAAATAAAAATAAAAATATTAATCTTATATATTTTCCAACTGATGACTTAGAATTAAGAATTGGTAGAACTTATTCTAATATGGATATAAAATATGCTGGTTCTTTATCTCTTGATGAATATAAGGCTAATCCTAATCAATCAAGTGGATTTACAGAACAAATCTTTAAATCTTATGTTACTGATGTCGGGGCTACTTATAACATTAGTAATAACTACTCTTTTGATCTAAATTTTAGTGATGAGAATAAATTAAGTGAATACTCTTCTGGATTTAGCTCAATCTATGATTATAAATCTTTTAATTCAAAATTTAATATAAAACAAGATAACTATAAAGTTGCAATTGGAGTTGATGGGTTTAATGGAGATAGAATAGGGTCTTCTGATACAACAACAAAAGAAAATAAAGCTTTATTTGTTTCTGGTGAGTACAATTTAACTAATGATATAACTTTATCAGCAGGAGCTAGAAAAGAAAAAGTTGAATACACTTATTCTCCAGATTCAGGAACAGAATTAGAAGATAAATTAAATTTAAATGCTTATGATATTGGTATTAACTATAAATTAAATGAAAATAGTTCTATCTTTGCAAACTATAATAGAGCTTACCAAGCACCTGATATTGATAGATTTTTTGCATCGACTTATGTTCTTAGCGGAGGTTCTTATATTAAAACAACAACATTTAATGGTTTTATTGAACCGGCAAAAGTTAATAATTTCAATTTAGGTTATACAAATATTCAAAAAAACAATAAATTAAAAATAAATTTATTTGCAAGTAAGTTAAGAAATGAAATTTATTATTATAAAGTAGGATTCACTAATAGAAATACTAATATTGATAAATCATATAAATATGGTTTAGAATTATTTGATAAATACTTAATAAATGATAATTTATATGCTTCTTTAAACTATTCTTATATTATTGCAAAAATTGATGAAGAAAATGAATCAGATGGTGCATATAATGGTAAGGATTTACCTGGAGTATCAAAACATAATGTGACATTAAATTTAGGTTATAATATTAATAATTTTAAAACAGTATTATCTCATACATATAGAAGTAGTGCATATGCTGCAAATGATTTTGAAAATGATTTTTCACAAAAACAAGAGGCATATCATTCAACAGACTTAAGTTTGTCATATGATTATAAAAACTTTGAGTTTTTTGCAAAAGTACAAAATCTTTTTGATGAAGACAATGCTTTATGGATAAGAGACGATGCAGTTTATCCTACAAACTTTGAGAGAACATATTACGCAGGATTGAAAGTTAAATTTTAA
- a CDS encoding sulfite exporter TauE/SafE family protein has product MESISVLTIISIAFLGSFGHCIGMCGGIVVAYSSTKINTGWSKSKQSMSHVLYSFGRITTYIILGFIFGLVGGVVTFDNMTSGILLLFTGSMMILVGLSLSGKLKFLTSLEHSVSKTPIYQKTFRALIGSDTLSSFYLLGMLNGLLPCGFVYVFAITAASTGSPFWGAVVMMIFGLSTLPAMFSLGFFVGVFKQIAIRNLFINIASILVIAFGIYIMYNGYEYITDPTKSILSCHI; this is encoded by the coding sequence ATGGAAAGTATAAGTGTATTAACAATTATATCCATTGCTTTTTTAGGCTCTTTTGGTCACTGTATTGGGATGTGTGGTGGAATTGTTGTTGCTTATTCAAGTACAAAAATAAATACAGGCTGGTCAAAGTCTAAACAATCAATGTCTCATGTGTTATACTCTTTTGGACGAATAACTACTTATATAATACTTGGATTTATATTTGGTCTTGTAGGTGGCGTTGTTACTTTTGATAATATGACAAGTGGTATCTTGCTTTTATTTACGGGAAGTATGATGATTTTAGTTGGATTATCTTTAAGTGGAAAACTAAAGTTTCTTACAAGTTTAGAACACTCTGTTTCTAAAACTCCAATTTATCAAAAAACTTTTAGAGCTTTAATCGGTTCTGATACTCTATCAAGTTTTTATTTGCTTGGTATGTTAAACGGACTTCTTCCTTGTGGGTTTGTTTATGTTTTTGCAATTACTGCTGCTAGTACAGGTAGTCCATTTTGGGGCGCTGTTGTTATGATGATTTTCGGATTAAGTACACTTCCAGCTATGTTCTCTTTGGGTTTCTTTGTAGGTGTATTTAAACAAATTGCTATAAGAAACTTATTTATAAATATTGCTTCTATTTTAGTTATAGCTTTTGGTATTTATATTATGTATAATGGATATGAATATATAACTGATCCTACAAAATCTATTTTAAGCTGTCATATTTAA
- a CDS encoding diguanylate cyclase, with translation MNKILIVDDSTTTLSILTENLLDKLDNIEILSAKNYKEGLKYIVEYGNKIAIAVVDLHLPDSKYGAMLEVTDSKFIKTIVLSGTLNDKVKKIIFEKEYVIDCIAKDGKKSIKSVVNSVNREIKNRNKNILLVDDSSVQISIAQKLLKKMNLNVTMAANGKEALQIIKNSEKTFSLVLTDYHMPIMDGMELTFRLREIYDKDELGIIALSSNTTLEIATEFLKIGANDFINKPYLETEVVTRINANLDLIDLFNKTKDMANKDFLTGLYNRRYFFESGNIILKKSIRAEKNLALAMLDIDNFKNINDTYGHEVGDTAICEVGSLIHKYLRSIDLIARFGGEEFCILIEDIKLIDVENLFEKIRLAFEKNIIKANDSKLIYTVSIGVFYGIDKSLEKMLKIADDALYYCKNNGRNQVKIKDLTKN, from the coding sequence ATGAATAAAATACTTATAGTTGATGATTCTACAACAACTCTTTCTATATTGACAGAAAATTTACTTGATAAGCTAGATAATATTGAAATACTTTCAGCTAAAAATTATAAAGAAGGCTTAAAATATATTGTAGAGTATGGGAATAAGATTGCTATAGCTGTAGTAGATTTGCACTTGCCTGATTCAAAGTATGGTGCTATGTTAGAAGTAACGGACTCTAAATTTATTAAAACTATTGTATTAAGCGGTACTTTAAATGATAAAGTAAAAAAAATCATTTTTGAAAAAGAATATGTAATTGATTGTATCGCAAAAGATGGGAAAAAAAGTATTAAAAGTGTGGTTAATTCAGTTAACAGAGAGATAAAAAATAGAAATAAAAATATATTATTAGTTGATGATTCTTCGGTTCAAATTAGTATTGCCCAAAAGCTTTTGAAAAAAATGAATTTGAATGTAACAATGGCTGCTAATGGAAAAGAAGCATTACAAATAATCAAAAATAGTGAAAAAACATTTTCTTTAGTTTTAACAGATTATCATATGCCTATAATGGATGGGATGGAATTAACTTTTAGACTAAGAGAAATTTATGATAAAGATGAATTAGGAATAATTGCATTAAGTTCTAATACTACCCTTGAAATTGCAACAGAGTTTCTAAAAATAGGTGCAAATGATTTTATTAATAAACCTTATTTAGAAACTGAAGTTGTAACAAGAATAAATGCGAATTTAGATTTAATAGATTTATTTAATAAAACAAAAGATATGGCGAATAAAGATTTCTTAACAGGATTATATAATAGGAGATATTTTTTTGAAAGTGGTAATATAATTTTAAAAAAATCTATACGTGCAGAGAAAAATTTAGCTTTAGCAATGTTAGATATTGATAATTTTAAAAATATAAATGATACTTATGGTCATGAAGTAGGAGATACTGCAATTTGTGAAGTAGGAAGTCTTATACATAAATATCTAAGGTCAATAGATTTAATTGCAAGATTTGGAGGAGAAGAATTTTGTATATTAATAGAAGATATAAAACTTATAGATGTAGAAAATCTTTTTGAAAAAATCAGATTGGCTTTTGAAAAGAATATAATAAAAGCTAATGATTCCAAGCTAATATATACTGTTTCTATAGGTGTTTTTTATGGGATAGATAAAAGTTTAGAGAAGATGCTTAAAATTGCTGATGACGCTTTATATTATTGTAAAAATAATGGTAGGAACCAAGTGAAAATAAAAGATTTAACAAAAAATTAA
- a CDS encoding HAD family hydrolase yields the protein MRLIMFDMDGTLIDSGTSITNTVNHVRENLGFERMEKNYILEKVNDPEINASEFFYGTKNFTEQQKVLFEEHYNANCLRDLELYEGIQKLIDDLKSDFTLAVATNANSTFARKMLNHVGIGEHFKTILGYDSVTNAKPHPEMVYKILDTHNIQKENAQLIGDSHKDIIAANKAGVDSVLVNWGFSDHSEEAIETIEELEKKIKDKFS from the coding sequence ATGCGTTTAATTATGTTCGATATGGATGGTACACTCATTGATAGCGGAACTTCAATAACAAATACAGTTAACCATGTAAGAGAAAACTTAGGTTTTGAAAGAATGGAGAAAAATTATATTTTAGAGAAAGTTAATGACCCAGAGATAAATGCATCGGAATTTTTTTATGGTACTAAAAACTTTACAGAACAACAAAAAGTTCTTTTTGAAGAGCATTATAATGCTAACTGTCTAAGGGATTTAGAATTATATGAAGGTATACAAAAACTAATTGATGATTTAAAATCAGACTTTACACTTGCAGTTGCAACAAATGCTAATTCTACATTTGCGAGAAAAATGTTAAACCACGTAGGAATTGGTGAACATTTTAAAACAATTTTAGGATACGATTCCGTAACAAATGCCAAACCACATCCTGAAATGGTGTATAAGATTTTAGATACTCATAATATACAAAAAGAGAATGCTCAACTAATAGGTGATTCTCATAAAGATATTATTGCAGCTAATAAAGCAGGTGTTGATTCAGTACTAGTAAATTGGGGGTTTTCTGACCATAGTGAAGAAGCAATCGAAACAATAGAAGAATTAGAAAAAAAGATAAAAGATAAATTCTCTTAA
- a CDS encoding energy transducer TonB — protein sequence MTRYLSSFIITAILYSIVIGVFFYAYSNQKINTKKRVEKKRVSLKHIELVKKIEPKLPVVEKKIIKPLPKLTPSIEKVKTKKIVKKRVQKKKIVKKRVQKKKKIKKIAKKKPVKKIIPKKVVEKKLKKIEELKKEEPKVIQEMVKEEPIIPLEKVVKVSSSTYKKDFLKKNLLLIKKHIQNNVKYSKRARKMNIQGDVLVEFSLSKDGKITDIKALSGHRLLRKSTIKAIHKAAIFFPKVSRNITIKVPIEYKLI from the coding sequence ATGACAAGATATCTTAGCTCTTTTATAATTACTGCTATTTTATACTCTATTGTTATAGGAGTATTTTTTTATGCTTATTCAAATCAAAAAATTAATACTAAGAAAAGAGTAGAAAAAAAACGTGTTTCTCTAAAACATATTGAATTGGTGAAAAAAATAGAACCAAAACTTCCTGTAGTTGAAAAGAAAATAATTAAGCCACTTCCTAAACTGACACCGTCTATAGAAAAGGTTAAGACTAAAAAGATAGTAAAGAAAAGAGTTCAAAAGAAAAAGATAGTAAAGAAAAGAGTTCAAAAGAAAAAGAAAATAAAAAAAATTGCAAAAAAGAAGCCCGTAAAAAAAATAATTCCAAAGAAAGTTGTAGAAAAAAAGCTTAAAAAAATAGAAGAGTTAAAAAAAGAAGAACCAAAAGTTATTCAAGAAATGGTAAAAGAGGAGCCAATAATTCCTCTTGAAAAAGTAGTAAAAGTTAGTTCTAGCACGTATAAAAAAGATTTTTTAAAAAAGAATCTTTTGTTGATAAAAAAACATATTCAAAATAATGTAAAGTATTCAAAAAGAGCAAGAAAAATGAATATACAAGGAGATGTTTTAGTTGAATTTAGTTTATCTAAGGATGGAAAAATTACTGATATTAAGGCTTTGAGTGGACATAGATTATTAAGAAAGTCTACAATAAAAGCAATTCATAAAGCAGCAATTTTTTTTCCAAAAGTTAGTAGAAATATCACAATAAAAGTGCCAATAGAATATAAATTAATTTAA
- a CDS encoding biopolymer transporter ExbD, whose amino-acid sequence MKIKKFDSINVIPFIDVLLVLLAIVLMTSTFIAKGVIPISLPSASSSEEIEIIKDISIYIKSDNSVYLEKEKTSIEVLIQQISIIDKKTAILINSDKNAKIDTFVSILDLLKANDFENIAIVTKK is encoded by the coding sequence ATGAAAATCAAGAAGTTTGATTCAATCAATGTAATACCTTTTATTGATGTGTTATTGGTACTACTAGCGATAGTATTAATGACATCAACATTTATAGCTAAAGGAGTAATACCTATTTCTCTTCCAAGTGCAAGTAGTTCAGAAGAGATTGAGATTATTAAAGATATTTCAATTTATATAAAAAGTGACAACTCTGTATATCTAGAAAAAGAAAAAACTTCAATAGAAGTACTTATTCAACAGATTTCAATTATAGATAAAAAGACAGCTATTTTAATAAATAGTGACAAAAATGCAAAAATTGATACTTTTGTAAGTATTTTAGATTTGTTAAAAGCAAATGATTTTGAGAATATAGCAATAGTTACAAAAAAATGA
- the exbB gene encoding TonB-system energizer ExbB — translation MDIELLKNLVDYGVIALLVFMSFIAVMLFIERLFFYRKIDVNKYKNKKQLDVALTKNLTFIGTIASNSPYIGLLGTVLAIMLTFMTMSEGDIEATKIMSSLALALKATAVGLVVAIVSMVFYNILSRTAEILESNYENQEV, via the coding sequence ATGGACATTGAACTACTTAAAAATTTAGTTGATTATGGAGTGATTGCATTACTTGTATTTATGAGTTTTATTGCAGTGATGTTATTTATAGAAAGGCTATTTTTTTATAGAAAAATTGATGTAAATAAATATAAAAATAAAAAGCAACTAGATGTTGCTCTTACAAAAAACTTAACTTTTATAGGAACTATTGCTTCAAATTCTCCTTATATAGGATTACTTGGAACAGTACTAGCAATTATGCTTACATTTATGACTATGAGTGAGGGAGATATTGAAGCTACAAAAATCATGAGTTCTTTAGCTCTTGCTTTAAAAGCTACAGCAGTTGGTTTAGTTGTAGCAATTGTATCGATGGTTTTTTATAATATTTTAAGTAGAACAGCAGAAATTTTGGAAAGTAATTATGAAAATCAAGAAGTTTGA